From the genome of Candidatus Palauibacter soopunensis, one region includes:
- a CDS encoding DUF5916 domain-containing protein has translation MNFRRNHRLPARRLSRRPGFGIACLIALLVPAAELRAQDGPGQHEPEEAPPPPLEGLAVRAAQAPVVDGVLDDAAWSGAPVMTDFIQREPFDGQPASERTEVRMVFDDEAIYIGVWALDGDPAGIIPGDRIRDAEVSEADHILLAFDTYHDYQNAFVFGTTPAGIEYDGQVANEGRGGGFFLGGGFITQRRMQSGAGGGFNKNWDGSWNVATSRDGEGWYAEFRIPFNTLRYGTDPTWGFNVSRQIRRRNEESFWSAVPREFSLYRLNYAGHLTGLQLPFRRLGSVTPYMLGSTARDYAGGQTAFDRNYEFGGEAKLQLTRGMTLDATYNTDFAQVEVDDQQVNLTRFSLLFPEKRPFFLENAGFFAVGGGGADLFFSRRIGIANGRQVPITGGARVSGRAAGFNVGMLHIGTDGIEGVQGANAYSVARVARELPNRSRIGGAFISRDGSASGDYNRTYAVDGQLGLGEAWTLTAWGARTATPGLTDADQAFDATFGLTTRKWRGNVQYQYFGENFNPEVGFLRRAGHQYYQVFLMHNIHPAETFREIRPHVSYYTFRSDKTGVQPGFEESARLHIDTHWEFNDGMEAHTGVNWVREGLYEPFTIFGTDVTVPTGTYDGWETQLRFWTNESAKVSFNSGANIGSFLSGSRRSLNGTLTVRPGSSFSTSLRLDYNNVTLEHGDFVTTLAGVNFGYFFTPRIYLQSLVQYSTQLDTFSANVRFGWLNTAGTGLFIVYNDIQGIQDLHGPQGRSLIVKFSRQFNVLGG, from the coding sequence ATGAATTTCCGAAGAAACCATCGTCTCCCCGCCCGTCGACTCAGCCGTCGACCCGGGTTCGGGATCGCCTGTCTCATCGCCCTGTTGGTGCCGGCCGCGGAGTTGCGCGCGCAGGACGGTCCCGGGCAGCACGAACCGGAAGAGGCGCCGCCTCCGCCGCTGGAGGGTCTCGCGGTCCGCGCGGCGCAGGCTCCCGTCGTCGATGGCGTCCTGGACGATGCGGCCTGGAGCGGGGCACCGGTGATGACGGACTTCATCCAGCGCGAGCCCTTTGACGGGCAGCCGGCGTCCGAGCGCACCGAAGTGCGCATGGTGTTCGATGACGAGGCAATCTACATCGGGGTCTGGGCTCTCGACGGGGACCCCGCGGGGATCATCCCCGGGGACCGGATCCGGGACGCCGAGGTTTCCGAGGCCGACCACATCCTGCTCGCGTTCGACACCTATCACGACTACCAGAACGCGTTCGTGTTCGGGACGACCCCGGCGGGCATCGAGTACGACGGACAGGTCGCCAACGAAGGCCGCGGAGGCGGTTTCTTCCTGGGGGGCGGCTTCATCACCCAGCGGCGAATGCAGTCGGGCGCCGGCGGAGGCTTCAACAAGAACTGGGATGGCTCGTGGAACGTCGCGACGAGCCGCGACGGCGAGGGCTGGTACGCCGAGTTCCGGATTCCCTTCAACACGCTCCGCTACGGGACCGACCCGACGTGGGGCTTCAACGTCTCCCGCCAGATCCGGCGCCGGAACGAGGAATCCTTCTGGTCCGCCGTCCCACGCGAGTTCAGCCTCTACCGGCTCAACTACGCGGGCCACCTGACGGGGCTCCAGCTTCCCTTCCGGCGGCTCGGCTCGGTCACGCCGTACATGCTGGGTTCGACGGCGCGGGATTACGCGGGCGGGCAGACGGCGTTCGACCGGAACTACGAGTTCGGCGGCGAGGCGAAGCTCCAGCTTACGCGGGGGATGACGCTCGACGCGACGTACAACACGGACTTCGCGCAGGTCGAAGTGGACGACCAGCAGGTCAACCTCACGCGCTTCAGCCTGCTCTTCCCGGAAAAGCGCCCCTTCTTTCTCGAGAACGCGGGCTTCTTCGCGGTCGGGGGCGGCGGGGCGGATCTCTTCTTCAGCCGCCGCATCGGCATCGCCAACGGCCGGCAGGTCCCGATCACCGGCGGCGCCCGCGTGTCGGGGCGCGCGGCCGGATTCAACGTCGGGATGCTGCACATCGGGACCGACGGAATCGAGGGCGTCCAGGGCGCGAACGCGTATTCAGTCGCCCGCGTGGCGCGCGAGCTGCCGAACCGGTCGCGGATCGGCGGCGCCTTCATCAGCCGCGACGGGAGCGCTTCCGGCGATTACAACCGGACCTACGCGGTGGATGGACAACTGGGACTGGGGGAGGCGTGGACGTTGACGGCGTGGGGGGCGAGGACGGCGACCCCCGGATTGACGGACGCGGACCAGGCCTTCGACGCGACCTTCGGCCTCACGACCCGCAAGTGGCGGGGGAACGTCCAGTATCAGTACTTCGGCGAGAACTTCAACCCTGAAGTGGGCTTCCTGCGGCGGGCGGGCCACCAGTACTACCAGGTCTTTCTGATGCACAACATCCATCCGGCCGAGACCTTCCGCGAGATCCGCCCGCACGTCTCGTACTACACCTTCCGGAGCGACAAGACGGGCGTGCAGCCGGGGTTCGAGGAGTCGGCCCGGCTCCACATCGACACGCACTGGGAGTTCAACGACGGGATGGAGGCCCACACCGGCGTCAACTGGGTTCGGGAAGGGCTGTACGAACCGTTCACGATCTTCGGCACGGACGTCACCGTGCCCACCGGCACGTACGACGGGTGGGAGACGCAGCTGCGCTTCTGGACGAACGAATCGGCGAAGGTCTCCTTCAACAGCGGGGCGAACATCGGCTCGTTCCTGTCGGGTTCGCGCCGCAGCCTGAACGGGACGCTGACCGTGCGGCCGGGCTCGTCGTTCAGCACGTCGCTCCGGCTCGACTACAACAACGTCACGCTGGAACACGGGGACTTCGTCACGACCCTGGCCGGGGTGAACTTCGGATACTTCTTCACGCCGCGGATCTACCTGCAGTCGCTCGTCCAGTACTCGACGCAGCTCGACACCTTCTCCGCCAACGTCCGGTTCGGGTGGCTCAACACGGCGGGGACCGGCCTGTTCATCGTCTACAACGACATCCAGGGGATCCAGGATCTGCATGGGCCGCAGGGCCGCTCGCTGATCGTCAAGTTCAGCCGGCAGTTCAACGTCCTCGGGGGCTAG
- a CDS encoding arsenate reductase ArsC: protein MENSCRSQMAEAFARMLTGDGVEASSGGSRPSGVVNPRAIESMAELGYDLGVHRSEGLDDVPPGPFDAVVTMGCGDACPHVPARRREDWEVRDPKDLPAEEFRAVRDDIRRRVAALLADLGVAPGAEATGPGGPPGA from the coding sequence GTGGAGAACTCCTGCCGCAGCCAGATGGCGGAGGCGTTCGCACGCATGTTGACGGGTGACGGCGTGGAGGCGTCGAGCGGGGGTTCAAGGCCTTCGGGCGTCGTGAATCCGCGGGCGATCGAGTCCATGGCGGAGTTGGGCTACGATCTCGGCGTCCACCGGTCGGAGGGGTTGGACGACGTGCCGCCCGGGCCGTTCGATGCGGTCGTGACGATGGGGTGCGGCGACGCGTGTCCGCACGTGCCCGCCCGGCGGCGGGAGGACTGGGAGGTGCGGGACCCGAAGGATCTGCCGGCGGAGGAGTTCCGCGCGGTGCGGGACGACATTCGCCGGCGGGTGGCCGCGTTGCTCGCGGATCTCGGCGTGGCGCCCGGGGCGGAGGCGACGGGCCCCGGAGGGCCTCCCGGGGCGTGA
- a CDS encoding molybdenum cofactor guanylyltransferase yields the protein MSGPDRSLVIVAGGRSRRLGRDKPLVEIGGRTVLSRILEATARFEDVVLAVREVPPFRRALAAEGWEADTERVAPPPGSVALRGPEGRALLIVPDPVPDLGPLAGVASGVNAARGAICVVLAGDLPFVTPDLVDRLSRELEGDAESDAVVPHARGRTQPLCAAYRGEVGWLASRLVARPAASGDPSPSMMSFLERLRVRTVTAEQLAGIGDLETMIRGVDSRADLDWAERSADRSD from the coding sequence GTGAGCGGGCCGGACAGGTCGCTCGTGATCGTGGCCGGCGGACGTTCACGCCGCCTCGGCCGCGACAAGCCGCTGGTCGAGATCGGCGGCCGCACCGTGCTGTCGCGGATCCTGGAAGCCACGGCGCGGTTCGAGGACGTGGTCCTGGCGGTACGCGAAGTGCCGCCCTTCCGGCGCGCCCTCGCGGCGGAGGGCTGGGAAGCCGACACGGAACGTGTCGCCCCCCCGCCGGGCTCCGTCGCGCTCCGCGGCCCCGAAGGCCGCGCCCTCCTCATCGTGCCCGACCCCGTGCCCGACCTCGGCCCCCTCGCCGGCGTGGCCTCCGGGGTGAACGCGGCGCGCGGCGCGATCTGCGTCGTGCTGGCGGGCGACCTCCCCTTCGTCACGCCGGATCTCGTCGACCGCTTGAGCCGTGAACTCGAGGGCGACGCCGAGTCGGACGCCGTCGTGCCGCACGCGCGCGGCCGGACCCAGCCGCTGTGCGCCGCCTATCGGGGAGAGGTCGGCTGGCTGGCCAGCCGGCTCGTGGCGCGTCCTGCCGCGTCCGGCGACCCGTCCCCGTCGATGATGAGCTTCCTCGAGCGGTTGCGGGTGCGAACCGTCACGGCGGAACAACTGGCCGGGATCGGCGACCTCGAGACGATGATCCGCGGCGTGGACAGCCGGGCCGACCTGGACTGGGCCGAACGGAGCGCCGACCGATCCGACTAG
- a CDS encoding tryptophan 2,3-dioxygenase family protein has translation MAHGKYLTYSGYLHLDELLSLQVEQSGEDGSREHDEMLFIIIHQVYELWFKQLLHELEFACDRMGADDMPRLLHTMERILTILKVQVAQLDILETMRPLEFLAFRQRLEEASGLQSYQFRELEFILGHKRWDVFDRYPAGSDARRRLESRYEAPSLWAAFLRFLHARGYAIPAEDLERDVTAPTEPSAGVRAALIRLYREDPQLVQLCERFVDLDEGLQEWRYRHVKMVERTIGARPGTGQTGGAAYLRKSLNRPVFPDLWAIRTDL, from the coding sequence ATGGCGCACGGAAAATACCTGACCTATTCGGGGTACCTGCACCTTGACGAGCTGCTGTCGCTCCAGGTGGAGCAATCGGGCGAGGACGGGAGCCGCGAGCACGATGAGATGCTGTTCATCATCATCCACCAGGTATACGAGTTGTGGTTCAAGCAGCTTCTGCACGAACTCGAGTTCGCGTGCGACCGGATGGGTGCGGACGACATGCCGCGGCTCCTCCATACGATGGAACGCATCCTCACGATCCTGAAGGTCCAGGTCGCCCAGCTGGACATCCTCGAGACGATGCGTCCGCTGGAGTTCCTCGCCTTCCGGCAGAGGCTGGAGGAGGCGAGCGGCCTGCAATCGTACCAGTTCCGCGAGCTTGAATTCATTCTCGGCCACAAGCGGTGGGACGTCTTCGACCGATACCCGGCTGGAAGCGACGCGCGCCGGCGGCTCGAATCCCGCTACGAGGCGCCGTCGCTGTGGGCGGCCTTCCTTCGCTTTCTCCACGCGCGCGGGTACGCGATCCCGGCGGAGGACCTGGAGCGGGACGTCACGGCGCCGACCGAGCCATCCGCGGGCGTGCGGGCCGCCCTCATCCGGCTGTACCGGGAGGATCCGCAGCTCGTCCAGTTGTGCGAGCGATTCGTGGACCTCGACGAGGGACTTCAGGAGTGGCGCTACCGGCATGTGAAGATGGTGGAGCGCACGATCGGGGCGCGGCCCGGGACCGGCCAGACCGGAGGCGCCGCCTACCTGAGGAAGTCGCTGAACCGCCCCGTATTTCCCGACCTGTGGGCGATCCGCACCGACCTGTGA
- a CDS encoding bifunctional salicylyl-CoA 5-hydroxylase/oxidoreductase gives MRIVCVGGGPAGLYFAILMKRSGPAHDVVVLERNHPGDTYGFGVVFSDATLEELAAADRESYDAITRSFHHWDDIDIHYRGHRLTSTGHGFSGLARTTLLEILESRARELGVDLKYGVDVESEDAYADADLVLAADGVNSRMRDRYADAFGPRIDLRPNRFVWLGTTKPFPAFTFHFRETEHGLWRVHAYQYRPGGAGDEAVSTFIVEATEATWRAAGMDAASEEETVAFLEDTFREELGSHRLIANRSIWRGFPTVRNRSWRHGNIVLVGDAAHSAHFSIGSGTRLAMIDAISLHESLLAHDLAVAPALEAYETARRPEVESVQRAAQASLEWFEGTERFLETDPVQFAFNLITRSLRITHSNLALRDPEFTARVDRWFAERAAADAAAGAGAPPPGTIRGGPAPPPLLAPFRLRELELKNRVVVSAMCQYSAEDGTPDDWHLVNLGSRAIGGAGLVMSEMTDVSREGRISLGCTGMYAPAHVGAWKRIVDFVHRHSDAAIGMQLGHAGRKASTHLSWEGDNEPLEEGGWPIMAASAVPWFEHSPVPREMTRQDMDRVTAEFRRAAEMSEEAGFDLLEIHFAHGYLLASFISPLTNVREDEYGGDVDGRLRFPLEVLAAVRSAWPPEKPISVRISAVDWAEGGMTPDGAVEVAHRLNEAGVDIIDVSAGQTVPWQEPVYGRQYQTPFSDRIRHEAGIATMAVGNISSFMDVNTILAAGRADLCCLARAHLWDPYWTRHAAYASGAPIPWPPQYSSLDGYTPRFEWGY, from the coding sequence CTGAGGATCGTCTGCGTCGGAGGCGGGCCGGCCGGCCTGTACTTCGCGATCCTGATGAAGCGCTCGGGCCCGGCGCACGACGTCGTCGTCCTCGAGCGCAACCATCCCGGCGACACCTACGGCTTCGGCGTCGTGTTCTCCGACGCCACGCTGGAGGAACTGGCCGCCGCCGACCGCGAGAGTTACGACGCGATCACGCGGTCCTTCCACCACTGGGACGACATCGACATCCACTACCGGGGCCACCGGCTCACGTCGACCGGACACGGGTTCAGCGGCCTCGCGCGCACCACGCTCCTCGAGATCCTGGAGTCGCGGGCGCGCGAACTCGGCGTCGATCTGAAGTACGGCGTGGACGTCGAGTCGGAGGACGCGTACGCGGACGCCGATCTCGTGCTCGCCGCCGATGGAGTGAACAGCCGCATGCGGGACCGATACGCGGACGCGTTCGGCCCCCGCATCGATCTCCGTCCCAACCGGTTCGTGTGGCTCGGCACGACGAAGCCGTTCCCCGCCTTCACGTTCCATTTTCGGGAGACCGAACACGGTCTGTGGCGGGTACACGCGTATCAGTACAGGCCCGGCGGCGCCGGGGACGAAGCCGTCTCCACCTTCATCGTCGAGGCGACCGAGGCGACGTGGCGCGCCGCCGGCATGGACGCCGCCTCCGAAGAGGAGACCGTCGCCTTCCTCGAGGACACCTTCCGCGAGGAACTGGGCTCCCATCGACTTATCGCGAATCGCTCGATCTGGCGGGGCTTCCCGACCGTCCGGAACCGATCGTGGCGCCACGGCAACATCGTGCTCGTCGGCGACGCCGCGCACTCGGCCCACTTCTCCATCGGGTCGGGCACCCGGCTTGCGATGATCGACGCGATCTCGCTTCACGAGTCGCTTCTCGCCCACGATCTCGCGGTGGCTCCCGCGCTGGAGGCCTACGAGACGGCCCGCAGGCCGGAGGTCGAGAGCGTGCAGAGGGCGGCCCAGGCGAGCCTCGAATGGTTCGAGGGCACCGAGCGCTTCCTGGAGACGGACCCCGTGCAGTTCGCCTTCAATCTCATCACGCGCAGCCTTCGCATCACCCATTCCAACCTCGCCCTGCGCGATCCGGAGTTCACCGCGCGCGTCGACCGCTGGTTCGCGGAGCGGGCCGCGGCGGACGCGGCAGCCGGGGCCGGAGCACCTCCCCCCGGGACCATCCGGGGCGGCCCGGCGCCGCCCCCGCTCCTCGCCCCGTTCCGGCTCCGGGAGCTCGAGTTGAAGAACCGGGTCGTCGTCTCGGCCATGTGCCAGTACTCGGCGGAGGACGGGACGCCGGACGACTGGCACCTGGTGAACCTCGGCAGCCGCGCGATCGGCGGCGCCGGCCTCGTGATGTCGGAGATGACGGACGTGAGCCGGGAGGGCCGCATCTCGCTGGGCTGCACAGGGATGTACGCTCCCGCGCATGTGGGCGCCTGGAAGCGGATCGTCGACTTCGTGCACCGCCATTCCGACGCGGCGATCGGGATGCAGCTCGGCCACGCGGGCCGGAAGGCTTCCACGCATTTGTCGTGGGAGGGCGACAACGAACCGCTCGAAGAGGGCGGCTGGCCGATCATGGCGGCCTCCGCCGTGCCCTGGTTCGAGCACAGCCCGGTTCCGCGCGAAATGACGCGGCAGGACATGGATCGGGTGACGGCCGAGTTCCGCCGCGCGGCGGAGATGTCGGAGGAAGCCGGGTTCGACCTGCTGGAGATCCACTTCGCGCACGGCTACCTGCTGGCCAGCTTCATCTCTCCTCTCACCAACGTCCGTGAGGACGAATACGGGGGCGACGTGGACGGCCGGCTGCGTTTCCCGCTCGAGGTGCTGGCGGCGGTGCGATCCGCGTGGCCGCCGGAGAAGCCGATCTCCGTCCGGATCTCCGCGGTGGACTGGGCCGAGGGCGGAATGACGCCGGACGGAGCCGTCGAGGTCGCGCACCGCCTGAACGAGGCGGGCGTGGACATCATCGACGTCTCGGCGGGGCAGACCGTCCCCTGGCAGGAGCCCGTCTACGGCCGCCAGTACCAGACCCCCTTCTCGGACCGCATCCGGCACGAGGCGGGGATCGCGACCATGGCCGTGGGCAACATCTCCTCGTTCATGGACGTGAACACGATCCTCGCGGCGGGGCGCGCGGACCTCTGCTGTCTCGCCCGCGCACACCTCTGGGACCCATACTGGACCCGGCACGCCGCCTACGCGTCGGGGGCGCCGATCCCCTGGCCTCCGCAGTATTCGTCGCTGGACGGCTACACGCCGAGATTCGAGTGGGGGTACTGA
- a CDS encoding acyl-CoA dehydrogenase family protein — protein MIDLHPVRAFLEPRHLELGEGLERYAASEFAEHAHRDDDDLARRYAREICASLGRGGWLKAIARQDFRACSVIRETLAFYSPLADAMFALQALGSTPIALAGDERQRRLWLDRAIRGRAVAAFAMSEPEAGSDVAAMRTAAVRDGNDYILNGVKTFISNAGIADFYLLFAVTDPGEGVAGISAFLLPADTKGFRFVRPLVMADPHPLGEIALEDCRLPAAARVGAEGEGYKLGLATLDRLRPTVGAAACGMAGRALHEALHHALSRRQFGRALADFQITQEKVGRMGTDLTAARLLVYRAAWERDGGADRTDLEAAMAKSFATEIAQGVVDDAVQILGGRGVLADHPVDRLYRSVRALRIYEGATEIQRLIIARHLLDAARDEDDL, from the coding sequence GTGATCGACCTCCATCCGGTCCGCGCCTTTCTCGAACCGCGGCACCTCGAACTCGGGGAGGGCCTCGAGCGCTACGCGGCGTCCGAGTTCGCCGAACACGCGCATCGGGACGACGATGATCTCGCCCGCCGGTATGCACGGGAGATCTGCGCATCCCTCGGGCGTGGCGGCTGGCTGAAGGCGATCGCCCGACAGGACTTCCGGGCTTGTTCCGTGATCCGTGAGACGCTGGCCTTCTACTCGCCGCTCGCGGACGCGATGTTCGCGCTCCAGGCGTTGGGCTCGACCCCGATCGCACTGGCCGGCGACGAGCGGCAGCGGCGGCTGTGGCTCGACCGCGCCATCCGGGGGCGAGCCGTGGCCGCTTTCGCGATGAGCGAGCCGGAGGCGGGGTCCGACGTCGCCGCCATGCGCACGGCCGCCGTCCGTGACGGGAACGATTACATCCTCAACGGCGTGAAGACCTTCATCTCGAACGCCGGGATCGCGGATTTCTATCTCCTGTTCGCGGTCACCGACCCCGGCGAGGGCGTGGCGGGGATCTCCGCCTTCCTCCTCCCGGCGGACACGAAGGGGTTCCGCTTCGTGCGGCCGCTTGTGATGGCCGACCCCCACCCGCTGGGCGAGATCGCGCTCGAGGACTGTCGGCTGCCGGCCGCGGCCCGCGTCGGAGCCGAGGGCGAAGGGTACAAGCTCGGGCTCGCGACGCTCGACCGCCTGCGCCCCACCGTCGGAGCCGCGGCGTGCGGGATGGCGGGGCGCGCGCTGCACGAAGCGCTCCACCACGCCCTCTCGCGCCGACAGTTCGGACGGGCGCTCGCCGACTTCCAGATCACGCAGGAGAAGGTGGGACGCATGGGCACCGACCTGACCGCCGCCCGGCTTCTTGTGTATCGAGCCGCCTGGGAACGCGACGGCGGGGCGGACCGCACCGACCTCGAAGCCGCCATGGCAAAGTCCTTCGCGACCGAAATCGCGCAGGGGGTGGTGGACGACGCCGTGCAGATCCTCGGCGGACGCGGCGTGCTGGCGGACCATCCGGTCGACCGGCTCTACCGCTCCGTGAGAGCCCTCCGCATCTACGAGGGCGCAACGGAGATTCAGCGTCTCATCATCGCGCGTCATCTGCTCGACGCCGCGCGCGACGAGGACGACCTCTGA
- a CDS encoding enoyl-CoA hydratase family protein, translating to MPLTPTSFLYDVDAATSVATITLNRPERRNALTFEVYDELRNTFRALDAEPGVRAVVITGAGTAFCTGGDVRDIIGPLLEMDSAELLDFTRMTCDLIAAMRECGRPVVGALNGTVAGAGAVIATACDVRIAAESAKIAYLFTRVGLSGADMGIAWLLPRIIGLGRATELLMTGDFLDAREALRLGLYNRVVPDGEALAAGTEWAARLAAGPSSALSVTKHALEREAHMTLRDALAEEARLQAACMEDPNFREGFRAFVEKRAAVFS from the coding sequence GTGCCTCTGACCCCGACTTCATTCCTGTACGATGTCGATGCCGCGACCTCCGTGGCGACGATCACGCTGAACCGCCCCGAACGGCGTAACGCCCTGACCTTCGAGGTCTACGACGAACTCCGAAACACGTTCCGCGCACTCGACGCGGAACCGGGGGTCCGCGCGGTCGTGATCACGGGGGCCGGCACCGCCTTCTGCACGGGCGGAGATGTGCGCGACATCATCGGGCCGCTCCTCGAAATGGACTCCGCGGAACTGCTCGACTTCACACGAATGACGTGCGACCTGATCGCCGCCATGCGGGAGTGCGGCCGACCCGTCGTCGGCGCCCTGAACGGGACGGTGGCGGGAGCCGGGGCCGTGATCGCAACCGCGTGCGATGTGCGGATCGCGGCGGAATCCGCGAAGATCGCCTACCTGTTCACCCGCGTCGGGCTTTCCGGCGCCGACATGGGCATCGCCTGGCTCCTGCCGCGAATCATCGGTCTCGGGCGGGCGACGGAGCTTTTGATGACGGGCGACTTTCTCGACGCTCGGGAGGCGCTCCGTCTCGGGCTGTACAATCGGGTCGTGCCCGATGGCGAAGCGCTCGCCGCGGGAACGGAGTGGGCGGCGCGGCTGGCGGCGGGACCATCCTCCGCGCTGTCCGTCACCAAGCACGCGCTGGAGAGGGAGGCGCACATGACGCTACGCGACGCGCTCGCCGAGGAGGCCCGTCTGCAGGCCGCCTGCATGGAGGACCCGAACTTCCGCGAGGGCTTCCGGGCCTTCGTCGAGAAGCGGGCGGCGGTATTCTCGTGA
- a CDS encoding RidA family protein — protein sequence MTDPFEVLNPAALGEPRGWNHGLLAPPGGRVLFVAGQTASGSSGRIETPDFAAQFALALDRVLAVVRAAGGEPAHIGRMTIYVTDLATYRDARSELGATWRARLGRHYPAMALVEVSALVDAGAQVEIEATAVLP from the coding sequence GTGACCGACCCGTTCGAGGTGCTGAATCCGGCCGCGCTGGGCGAGCCGCGGGGCTGGAATCATGGGCTCCTCGCTCCTCCCGGCGGGCGCGTGCTGTTCGTCGCCGGGCAAACGGCGAGCGGATCGAGCGGACGCATTGAGACGCCGGACTTCGCCGCGCAGTTCGCGCTCGCGCTCGACCGCGTGCTGGCGGTCGTCCGGGCGGCGGGCGGAGAGCCTGCGCATATCGGACGGATGACCATCTACGTGACGGATCTCGCCACCTACCGCGACGCGCGTTCCGAACTCGGGGCGACGTGGCGCGCCCGGCTCGGCCGGCACTACCCCGCCATGGCGCTCGTCGAGGTCAGCGCGCTCGTCGATGCCGGCGCGCAGGTCGAGATCGAGGCGACCGCCGTCCTGCCGTGA
- a CDS encoding SDR family NAD(P)-dependent oxidoreductase — translation MSLAGRGALITGGGRGIGAATARTLADRGVRLVLAARSTAEIGAVAAELRDRGGEAWAATCDVSDPAKVEDLCREAANRLGAVDILVNNAGVASSAAIVKLALEEWDRLWRINATGALLAMQGVLPGMMERGWGRIVNVASVAALRGARYIAAYAASKHALLGLTRSAAAEVAGAGVTVNAVCPGYVDTPMTDATIENIVKRTDMEETDALDAILATTPQRRLIAPGEVAATIAFLCEDEALSINGQTVVLDGGATSALQ, via the coding sequence ATGAGTCTCGCCGGACGTGGCGCTCTCATCACGGGCGGAGGGCGCGGCATCGGAGCCGCGACGGCACGGACGCTGGCGGACCGAGGCGTCCGACTGGTCCTCGCGGCGCGGAGCACGGCGGAGATCGGGGCGGTCGCGGCCGAGCTTCGGGACCGTGGCGGCGAGGCGTGGGCGGCGACGTGCGACGTGTCGGACCCGGCGAAGGTGGAGGACCTGTGCCGCGAGGCCGCGAACCGGCTCGGAGCCGTGGACATCCTCGTCAACAATGCCGGCGTGGCCAGTTCGGCCGCCATCGTGAAACTCGCCCTGGAGGAGTGGGACCGGCTGTGGCGCATCAACGCGACCGGTGCGTTGCTCGCGATGCAGGGCGTGCTTCCCGGCATGATGGAACGCGGCTGGGGCCGGATCGTGAACGTGGCCTCGGTCGCCGCGCTGCGCGGAGCACGCTACATCGCCGCCTACGCCGCGTCGAAGCACGCCCTTCTCGGACTCACGCGCTCCGCCGCCGCCGAAGTGGCCGGAGCCGGGGTCACGGTGAACGCGGTCTGTCCCGGCTACGTCGACACCCCGATGACGGATGCAACGATCGAGAACATCGTGAAGCGAACGGACATGGAAGAGACGGACGCGCTCGACGCGATTCTTGCGACGACGCCGCAGCGGAGGCTCATCGCCCCCGGGGAGGTCGCGGCAACCATCGCGTTCCTGTGTGAAGACGAAGCGCTGAGCATCAACGGCCAGACCGTCGTGCTGGACGGCGGCGCCACGTCGGCTCTCCAGTGA
- a CDS encoding creatininase family protein, which translates to MTLYRLSDLTWEEVGALDSDRTVAILPVGATEAHGPHLPLDTDVTIAEAMAEAGARRLSARGLQIVLLDGLRYTPAAFAARFPGTIDIGPATLTALLVDIAASLRRAGIVTLAIANAHFDPANLEALRAAAAAIAEGDAIRVVFPDVTRRPWGNRLTKEFRSGACHAGQYEGSILLARSPGRVREEIMRELEDNPVSLSAAIGAGLGDFAEAGGTRAYFGYPSQATAEEGRATIETLGDILAEAVGEALREEKA; encoded by the coding sequence ATGACTCTGTACAGGCTTTCGGACCTCACCTGGGAAGAGGTCGGGGCGCTCGACTCCGATCGGACGGTCGCCATCCTGCCCGTGGGAGCCACCGAAGCGCACGGCCCCCACCTGCCTCTCGACACCGATGTCACCATCGCCGAAGCGATGGCGGAAGCCGGCGCGCGACGACTCTCGGCTCGCGGTCTGCAGATCGTGCTCCTCGACGGCCTCCGCTACACGCCCGCCGCGTTCGCCGCGAGGTTTCCCGGCACGATCGACATCGGCCCCGCGACGCTCACCGCTCTGCTCGTCGACATCGCCGCCAGCCTGCGACGGGCCGGGATCGTCACCCTGGCGATCGCGAACGCGCACTTCGACCCCGCCAACCTCGAGGCGCTCCGGGCCGCCGCCGCGGCGATCGCCGAGGGCGACGCCATTCGCGTCGTGTTTCCGGATGTGACGCGCCGGCCGTGGGGAAACCGGCTGACGAAGGAGTTCCGGAGCGGGGCCTGTCATGCCGGGCAGTACGAGGGCTCGATCCTCCTCGCCCGCAGCCCCGGGCGCGTGCGGGAGGAGATCATGCGCGAGCTGGAGGACAATCCCGTCTCCCTCTCCGCGGCGATTGGGGCCGGACTGGGAGACTTCGCGGAAGCGGGGGGGACGCGGGCCTATTTCGGCTACCCGTCGCAGGCGACGGCGGAAGAGGGACGTGCTACCATTGAGACGCTCGGAGACATCCTCGCGGAAGCGGTGGGAGAAGCCCTGAGGGAGGAGAAAGCATGA